Proteins co-encoded in one uncultured Draconibacterium sp. genomic window:
- a CDS encoding FtsX-like permease family protein: MYSLKITIRRLLRGKTFLLISIFGLVIGISSFLVLFIHVSNEKSFDKWIPKHENIYRVHSAYWNQPARARSLGIVHAASSEIPEVELATQFVYNPVETIKIGDNSFQNDIMVVDKAFIEMFEVKAKSGNLAELEKPNTVFISEDFARKHYENQNPVGQIITIEGLQNAPNRGDYEIRGVVKNTLPKTHFKYELLFSQKGDIQKDLENLLSQKKLWTYNYFKLQKGAFPELVAKKLTAFYDESSLKQKPGPKEWDFSLFPMDDIHLKSDFLFELRESTSKINISLFVIISFVILLVSLLNFTNLTIAKLIKRSKELGLKKSIGANRSQIIWQVLTEVLIVCVLSIGISLLFIQGAKPFVNQLFDIEFEIFYNDPAIYWSILAVIGVSLTITAIFVAVFFLNKNSTIDILDQRNNFSGSYVLKSLLVGQVAIVIVLISGTFLVNKQIDFVLNKPLGFNKENIVVLKLEDFSKDPAVFARELKKQSSVESVGFTRQYFGYPTQSFRLEGLGLEGNAEAVYANYDYLKTMNVKLIKNWITPSADTVRGAVINNHLYKRLIEKYGSLEGINAYQQTQQLEQGKKNYQIIKFLGVAEDFNYNSAHETIGDFIFWLDEDRRNAHFIPIRLGEGSLHAGMNTIKKAWNEYYPNLEMDYFFMDEKIAQQYKAETILSRILFAFSSIGILISIIGISALALFISQQRTKEIGIRKVNGAKVSEILSMLNKDFVKWVVTAFVIATPIAYYAMNKWLENFAYKTTLSWWIFALAGFLALGIALLTVSWQSWRAATRNPVEALRYE; this comes from the coding sequence ATGTATTCCTTGAAAATAACCATTCGCCGACTTTTAAGGGGAAAAACTTTTTTACTGATAAGTATCTTTGGCCTGGTAATTGGCATTTCGTCATTTCTTGTTTTGTTTATCCATGTTTCAAACGAAAAAAGTTTCGACAAGTGGATTCCGAAACACGAAAATATTTACCGTGTCCACTCGGCTTACTGGAATCAGCCTGCCCGGGCACGAAGCTTGGGTATCGTTCATGCCGCCTCATCGGAAATTCCTGAGGTTGAACTGGCGACCCAGTTTGTATATAACCCTGTTGAAACCATAAAAATCGGGGATAACTCATTTCAGAATGATATTATGGTGGTTGATAAGGCTTTTATTGAAATGTTTGAAGTTAAAGCCAAATCAGGTAACCTTGCGGAATTGGAGAAGCCAAATACCGTTTTTATTTCAGAAGATTTTGCCCGGAAACATTATGAAAATCAAAATCCGGTAGGGCAAATCATCACGATTGAAGGCCTCCAAAATGCACCCAATCGTGGTGATTACGAAATTCGTGGAGTTGTAAAAAATACCCTCCCAAAAACACATTTTAAATACGAATTGCTGTTTTCGCAAAAAGGCGACATCCAAAAAGATCTTGAAAATTTGCTCAGCCAGAAAAAACTATGGACTTACAATTATTTTAAACTTCAGAAAGGTGCATTTCCCGAATTGGTTGCTAAAAAGTTAACTGCTTTTTACGATGAGAGTTCTTTAAAGCAGAAGCCTGGACCAAAAGAATGGGATTTTTCATTGTTCCCAATGGACGACATTCACCTGAAATCGGATTTCCTTTTCGAGTTGCGTGAAAGTACAAGCAAAATCAATATTTCACTGTTTGTAATAATATCCTTTGTTATTTTGCTGGTCTCCTTGTTAAATTTTACCAACCTCACCATTGCCAAGCTCATTAAACGGTCAAAGGAATTGGGCTTAAAAAAGTCCATTGGAGCTAACCGCTCACAAATTATCTGGCAGGTATTAACCGAGGTATTGATTGTTTGTGTGCTGTCAATTGGTATTTCATTGTTATTTATTCAGGGGGCAAAACCCTTTGTTAACCAATTGTTTGATATCGAGTTTGAAATCTTTTACAACGACCCGGCTATTTATTGGAGCATCCTGGCGGTTATCGGTGTGAGCCTCACGATAACCGCCATTTTTGTTGCTGTTTTTTTTCTGAATAAAAATTCCACCATTGATATTCTTGACCAACGGAATAATTTCTCGGGAAGTTATGTGCTAAAAAGCCTTTTGGTCGGGCAGGTTGCTATTGTAATTGTATTGATATCGGGTACTTTTCTGGTAAACAAACAAATTGACTTTGTATTGAATAAGCCTTTAGGTTTTAATAAGGAAAATATTGTTGTTCTGAAATTAGAAGACTTTTCAAAAGATCCGGCAGTTTTTGCGCGGGAACTGAAAAAACAATCATCTGTTGAATCGGTTGGATTTACCCGACAATACTTCGGATATCCGACGCAATCATTCAGACTTGAAGGTTTAGGTCTTGAAGGAAACGCAGAGGCTGTTTACGCCAACTACGATTACCTAAAAACCATGAATGTTAAGTTGATTAAAAATTGGATTACCCCTTCTGCCGACACTGTCCGGGGAGCAGTGATAAACAATCATCTGTATAAACGCTTAATAGAGAAATACGGTAGTCTGGAAGGAATCAATGCTTATCAGCAAACACAACAATTGGAACAAGGAAAGAAGAATTATCAAATCATCAAATTTTTAGGTGTAGCTGAAGATTTTAATTACAACTCGGCACACGAAACCATTGGTGATTTTATTTTTTGGTTAGATGAAGACAGGCGTAATGCGCATTTCATTCCTATCCGCTTAGGTGAGGGAAGTTTGCATGCTGGTATGAACACTATAAAAAAGGCATGGAATGAGTATTACCCTAATCTTGAAATGGATTACTTTTTTATGGATGAGAAAATCGCTCAGCAATACAAAGCCGAAACCATTCTTAGCCGCATTCTATTTGCTTTTTCAAGCATTGGCATACTAATTAGCATAATAGGAATTAGTGCATTGGCACTATTTATTTCGCAGCAACGTACCAAGGAAATTGGCATCCGCAAAGTAAACGGCGCAAAAGTCTCCGAGATACTTTCAATGCTTAATAAAGATTTTGTAAAATGGGTGGTGACAGCTTTTGTAATAGCAACGCCTATTGCTTATTACGCCATGAATAAATGGCTCGAAAATTTTGCTTACAAAACTACTTTAAGCTGGTGGATATTTGCCCTGGCTGGATTTTTGGCTTTAGGCATTGCACTGCTAACTGTTAGTTGGCAAAGCTGGCGGGCTGCTACGAGGAACCCCGTGGAGGCATTGAGGTATGAATAA
- a CDS encoding ABC transporter permease, with translation MNINFKETIRWASKQKTTTFLIIAGMSIGITVTLLIGLWGMNEFSFDKFHTNADRMYRTCREFQLNNETVKVGSDFKPVGEEAKNRYPEVEDKCNVVPIERDMVKIKDEKYFLNNVGAVDANFFQFFSFKLESGSAETCLDAPDKAVISREVADKYYPNENPIGQIIELQNGEFSISGIMENMPENSQLQFNVIVPIEGVQWLKNSTWGGNDCFVCYLLLRDGADSKTLSENITAMAHENFPTYDKFEVKEFLQPFLDVHFSSGFRFEFVKTADRRIVFIFVSLAILILLIASFNFVNMFISTSFLRAKSIGVKKINGSSKLNLFLSSYFETGLYIFISTIIAIALTVVLLPTFNQLADTHLTLSFTDYRFYLFVGTLFIVTMLIAGTFPVLYMLRFNPASIIRNSFKGSGITLLQRTLIISQFAASILLICSAGIIKKQIEYVKNKDLGFNKEHIVYVRSLELVHKYDAVREELLKNPNILDVTAKNCLPSDWQNGSDVALTDNPSVTRLMENCSVKPNYFEMMQMPIVEGRNPFENVKDNNPYCLMNEQAVKSFGLTNPIGKQVVIFEKTYTIEGVVKNANTKSLHSTVDPQVYTYLDHMWGDNPIMIKTNDNTESVIASLKTEWGKYCPNNPFEYHFLDQTYDKLYKTEGRASKIMTIGMVIAFFLAFMGLYAIAHYATERRVKEIGVRKVNGAKISEILLLLNTDFIRWIIISIAIATPVTWYLLNKWLENFAYRTTLSWWIFALAGLLALGIALLTVSWQSWRAATRNPVEALRYE, from the coding sequence ATGAACATTAATTTTAAAGAAACCATTCGTTGGGCATCAAAACAAAAGACAACTACATTTTTGATTATTGCCGGTATGTCAATTGGTATCACCGTAACCTTATTGATTGGATTATGGGGAATGAACGAATTTAGTTTTGATAAATTCCATACCAATGCCGACCGGATGTATCGGACGTGCCGCGAATTTCAGTTAAACAACGAAACCGTAAAAGTTGGTTCTGACTTTAAACCTGTTGGAGAAGAGGCTAAAAATCGTTATCCCGAAGTGGAAGACAAATGTAATGTGGTGCCTATTGAACGGGATATGGTTAAAATAAAGGATGAAAAATATTTTCTGAACAACGTTGGAGCAGTGGATGCCAACTTCTTTCAATTCTTCTCGTTTAAACTTGAAAGCGGAAGCGCAGAAACCTGTCTCGATGCTCCCGACAAAGCAGTTATAAGCCGTGAAGTTGCCGATAAATATTATCCTAACGAAAATCCTATTGGACAAATAATTGAGCTGCAAAATGGAGAATTTTCGATTAGTGGTATTATGGAAAATATGCCCGAAAATTCACAGCTGCAATTCAACGTTATAGTTCCTATTGAAGGGGTTCAATGGTTAAAAAATAGTACTTGGGGGGGGAATGACTGTTTTGTCTGTTATTTGCTATTGCGTGATGGTGCTGACAGCAAAACATTGAGCGAAAACATTACCGCAATGGCACACGAAAACTTTCCTACTTACGACAAATTTGAAGTAAAAGAATTTTTGCAACCATTTTTAGATGTTCATTTTTCGTCGGGCTTTCGTTTCGAATTTGTAAAAACTGCAGACCGTCGTATTGTGTTTATATTCGTTTCGTTAGCAATACTCATTTTGCTAATTGCCAGTTTTAATTTTGTGAATATGTTTATTTCCACATCGTTTTTACGGGCAAAATCCATTGGTGTAAAAAAAATCAACGGAAGCTCAAAATTGAATTTGTTTCTGTCGTCGTATTTCGAAACAGGATTGTATATTTTTATTTCAACAATCATTGCCATCGCACTTACCGTAGTGTTGCTGCCCACCTTTAACCAACTTGCCGATACGCATTTAACACTTAGTTTTACTGATTATCGCTTTTATTTGTTTGTGGGAACTTTATTCATTGTTACAATGCTTATTGCCGGGACGTTTCCGGTACTTTATATGTTGCGTTTTAATCCGGCATCCATCATTCGAAACAGTTTTAAAGGGAGTGGCATTACCTTGCTTCAGCGCACATTGATAATCAGTCAGTTTGCAGCTTCTATTTTACTGATTTGCTCAGCCGGAATCATTAAAAAACAGATAGAATACGTTAAAAATAAAGACCTTGGTTTCAACAAAGAGCACATTGTATATGTCCGCTCGTTGGAATTGGTTCATAAATACGATGCCGTAAGGGAAGAACTGCTGAAAAACCCAAATATTTTGGATGTAACGGCTAAAAACTGTTTGCCAAGCGACTGGCAAAATGGTAGCGATGTTGCACTGACAGATAATCCGTCGGTAACCAGATTGATGGAAAACTGTTCGGTTAAACCGAATTATTTTGAAATGATGCAAATGCCAATTGTTGAAGGACGAAATCCTTTCGAAAATGTGAAAGATAATAATCCATATTGCTTAATGAACGAACAAGCAGTCAAATCGTTTGGATTAACAAACCCCATAGGTAAACAAGTTGTTATTTTTGAAAAAACTTATACTATTGAAGGTGTTGTGAAAAATGCTAACACCAAGTCGTTGCATTCAACGGTTGATCCTCAGGTTTATACTTATCTTGATCATATGTGGGGCGATAACCCGATAATGATAAAAACAAACGATAATACCGAAAGCGTAATAGCCTCGTTAAAAACAGAATGGGGAAAATATTGCCCGAATAATCCGTTTGAATACCATTTTCTTGACCAAACCTACGACAAGCTTTACAAAACCGAAGGACGTGCTTCGAAAATTATGACTATTGGAATGGTCATTGCCTTTTTCCTTGCCTTTATGGGATTATATGCCATTGCACACTACGCCACCGAACGACGGGTAAAGGAGATTGGAGTGAGGAAAGTCAATGGTGCCAAAATCTCGGAAATACTGCTATTGCTGAATACCGATTTCATACGTTGGATTATCATTTCGATAGCAATTGCCACACCAGTAACGTGGTATTTGCTTAACAAATGGCTGGAGAACTTTGCATACAGAACCACGCTCAGTTGGTGGATATTTGCGCTGGCCGGTTTGCTGGCTTTGGGTATTGCGTTGTTAACAGTGAGTTGGCAAAGCTGGCGGGCTGCTACACGGAATCCGGTGGAGGCATTGCGTTACGAATAA
- a CDS encoding ABC transporter permease, protein MERSKFYSSVNIVGLAIGITACILIMLYVQSELSYDKFHKNADRIYRVNLLSVRDNNTFKLPQSSPPLRNTIQDEIPEVEEAVRVSQYWEPVMQYKDKVFNETKWCVVDDNFFKIFSASFIYGDPNTALAEPYTVVLTESTAKRYFGKENPLGKTLTRKYNYDWTVTGVIKDFPENSHLKPDFLGSIKSRPYNNGQNWLNNILYTYVLLREGTSNQDVDSKLEDVVKKHVGPFMAQYRGESLEEFTVKGNQYNYYTQPLTDIHLNTEVIAGPELSVNTSYLIIFSLIAAFILVIACINYMNMSTARSVNRAKEVGLKKSLGSNRNKLVLQFLSESVFITLIALALALVLIKILLPAFNNLIDRQLEFNCTGNFSTIPLLLIFGIVVGIVAGSYPAFFLASFNPLKVINGIHKSEGSHRSLRSGLVVFQLIVTIVLFSGTFFISKQLNFLQKQELGFNKENLVIIKNAAYLWTNKPSFKNELLEQPGILEVSNSVYIPGRSKSNNIFFHELPSEARLLSQLWIDEDFLEAYEIELLQGRFFEKENPSNAKSIVLSEKALKDLNIKDPIGKKLYKKQKSEETTFTIIGIVKDFHLSSLHQEIWPLVLFADDDMLKRVGEYFSVRISGDVQKNLKYIEQTWNKYADGQPLDYVFFDEDFGRLYAADVQTRKIVSVFSVLAIFIACLGLLALAAFVAEQRTKEIGIRKVNGARIGQILYSLNKKFIKWVIIAFVIATPIAYYAMNKWLENFAYKTTLSWWIFALAGLLALGIALLTVSWQSWKAATRNPVEALRYE, encoded by the coding sequence TTGGAAAGAAGCAAGTTCTATTCGTCAGTAAATATTGTTGGCTTGGCGATTGGGATTACTGCATGTATTCTGATTATGCTATATGTGCAATCCGAATTAAGCTACGATAAATTTCATAAAAATGCGGATCGGATTTACCGTGTGAATTTGCTCTCAGTAAGAGATAATAACACCTTTAAATTGCCGCAGTCAAGTCCTCCTCTGAGAAATACCATACAAGATGAAATTCCGGAAGTTGAAGAAGCTGTTCGGGTATCGCAGTATTGGGAACCGGTTATGCAGTATAAAGACAAGGTATTTAATGAAACTAAGTGGTGTGTTGTTGATGATAATTTCTTTAAAATCTTTTCGGCATCGTTTATTTACGGCGATCCAAATACAGCTTTGGCTGAGCCTTACACAGTGGTTTTAACCGAATCGACAGCCAAACGTTATTTTGGAAAGGAAAATCCACTGGGGAAAACGCTCACCCGAAAATACAATTACGATTGGACGGTTACCGGGGTAATTAAAGATTTTCCTGAAAACTCGCATTTAAAACCTGATTTTCTGGGATCTATAAAAAGCCGGCCATACAATAATGGCCAGAATTGGCTCAATAATATCCTTTATACTTATGTACTTTTAAGAGAGGGAACTTCCAATCAGGATGTAGATTCAAAGCTGGAAGATGTGGTGAAGAAACATGTCGGGCCGTTTATGGCACAGTATAGAGGAGAATCTCTTGAAGAGTTTACTGTAAAGGGAAATCAATACAATTATTATACACAGCCTTTAACGGATATTCATTTAAACACGGAAGTTATAGCAGGGCCAGAACTTTCAGTAAATACAAGTTATCTCATTATTTTTTCACTGATTGCCGCTTTTATACTAGTCATTGCCTGTATTAATTACATGAACATGTCCACTGCCAGATCGGTAAATCGTGCTAAAGAAGTCGGTTTGAAAAAATCTTTGGGATCAAATCGCAATAAGCTTGTTCTTCAGTTTTTATCCGAATCGGTTTTTATTACATTGATAGCACTAGCACTGGCTTTGGTTTTAATAAAAATATTGCTTCCCGCTTTTAATAATCTAATCGATAGGCAACTTGAATTTAATTGTACCGGTAATTTTAGTACCATCCCTTTGCTGCTCATTTTCGGAATTGTAGTAGGAATAGTTGCAGGAAGTTATCCTGCTTTCTTTTTGGCGTCGTTTAATCCTTTAAAAGTTATAAACGGGATTCATAAATCAGAAGGCTCGCATCGTAGTCTAAGAAGTGGATTGGTTGTTTTTCAGTTAATTGTAACCATTGTACTTTTTTCCGGAACTTTTTTTATTAGCAAGCAGCTCAATTTTCTCCAGAAACAGGAATTGGGTTTCAATAAAGAAAATCTGGTAATCATAAAAAATGCAGCTTACCTATGGACTAATAAGCCTTCGTTTAAAAACGAGTTACTCGAACAACCGGGTATCTTGGAAGTAAGTAACTCTGTATATATTCCCGGACGAAGTAAATCTAATAATATTTTTTTTCATGAATTGCCGAGTGAAGCCAGGTTACTCAGTCAACTGTGGATTGATGAGGATTTTTTAGAAGCCTATGAAATTGAGCTTCTTCAAGGTCGTTTTTTTGAGAAGGAAAATCCTTCGAATGCTAAATCGATTGTGTTGAGTGAGAAGGCTTTAAAAGATTTGAATATAAAAGATCCTATTGGTAAGAAACTATATAAAAAGCAAAAATCTGAAGAAACTACTTTTACCATTATTGGTATAGTAAAGGATTTTCATCTCAGCTCGTTACATCAGGAAATCTGGCCTTTGGTACTGTTTGCTGATGATGATATGTTAAAGCGTGTTGGCGAATACTTTAGTGTTCGGATATCGGGAGATGTTCAGAAAAATCTGAAATATATTGAGCAAACCTGGAATAAGTATGCCGACGGGCAGCCTCTGGATTATGTATTTTTTGATGAAGATTTTGGCCGTTTGTATGCTGCAGATGTTCAAACCCGAAAAATTGTTTCAGTCTTTTCGGTATTGGCAATTTTCATAGCTTGTTTGGGGTTGCTTGCTTTAGCAGCATTTGTTGCTGAACAGCGAACGAAGGAGATTGGTATAAGAAAAGTTAATGGTGCCCGAATTGGTCAAATTCTATATTCGTTAAATAAGAAATTTATAAAATGGGTAATAATCGCTTTTGTAATTGCAACACCCATTGCCTACTACGCCATGAATAAGTGGCTCGAAAACTTTGCCTACAAAACCACCTTAAGCTGGTGGATATTTGCATTGGCCGGTTTGCTGGCATTGGGTATTGCGCTGCTAACCGTTAGTTGGCAGAGTTGGAAAGCGGCTACGAGAAATCCTGTTGAAGCTCTCCGATATGAATAA
- a CDS encoding ABC transporter permease yields MIKNYLTTALRFLKRNKLFAGINIMGLSLALAASFIILLYVINELSYNTCFKNRKQIYRVLNYNADVKVMDEGAPYILTKHLQDEFPQVKYVAPTRLMSGFSVKVNEDYIPVDRVVGTDSDIFNVFDIDVRGQQANVLDEPNSIVLSKELAQKLFPDKDPIGLELVAQIDEKDEVLEVKGVFEDIPVNSTFQAECFINFKWPMEQINSRIKEREAETDWRSMYWQTWLLLDKNNIGDSFGEHFRSLEKEVFSDDEKYEFSLQNLSDVYFGSQDINSGLPQGNLKNIRIFSAIALLVILIAALNYIILSTAVSTGRSKEIGIRKTNGAGAKSIRRQLLNESMILSVLVLPLALFLAWLGKPYAEELFQTKLLILRSNVAIYVSIYVALTLLIGLVSGLYTASYLSKLNVISILNNSVRAGKRKTRVRSALIVVQLVIFCIFVSSTLIINSQYKYALEKDPGYYNKDVLFVDMGPYSQSSKTFINSIKAYSDVLAAGGAIDALPMTDFFPYPMEFPGDKSKKIPIELLAVDYNFIEAMGIQIIDGRGFSQELGDDENSYVLNENAVKALGLTDPVGKKIDVVNGTVIGVARNFNLHSLHSEIPPLLMIASNDFAQQVAIHYKDGSLENVLPLVKSEWQEIIPDEPMNYKTMDEFLKEVYTEEKNLSVIVSVSAFFALLIASFGLFGLTLFIMKSQTKEIGIRKVCGSSGQSIVLSFLSKNFIMVVIATLLSVPPTIFVMNKWLSNFAFKTDISWWVFVITFVFAAIVALSTVLFHSYRASQINPVQALRYE; encoded by the coding sequence ATGATAAAAAACTACTTAACCACAGCGCTTCGCTTTTTAAAACGAAATAAACTGTTTGCCGGAATCAATATTATGGGGCTTTCGCTTGCCCTGGCAGCTTCGTTTATTATTCTGTTATATGTAATAAATGAGTTGAGTTACAACACCTGCTTTAAAAACCGAAAGCAGATTTACCGTGTTCTGAACTATAATGCTGATGTAAAAGTAATGGATGAAGGTGCGCCCTATATTCTTACAAAGCATTTACAAGACGAATTTCCGCAGGTAAAATATGTGGCACCCACCAGATTGATGTCGGGATTTAGTGTAAAGGTGAATGAAGATTATATTCCTGTTGATCGGGTTGTTGGAACCGATTCAGACATATTTAATGTCTTCGATATTGATGTTCGTGGTCAGCAGGCAAATGTTCTCGACGAGCCAAATTCTATTGTCCTTTCAAAAGAACTGGCACAAAAACTTTTTCCGGACAAAGATCCTATTGGATTGGAATTGGTTGCTCAAATTGACGAGAAAGACGAAGTTTTAGAAGTGAAGGGAGTTTTTGAAGATATTCCAGTGAACTCAACTTTTCAGGCCGAATGTTTTATTAATTTCAAGTGGCCGATGGAACAGATTAATTCGAGGATTAAAGAGAGAGAGGCTGAAACAGACTGGCGTTCCATGTACTGGCAAACCTGGTTATTGCTGGATAAAAACAATATTGGGGATTCGTTTGGTGAGCATTTTCGATCTTTGGAGAAAGAGGTTTTTAGCGATGACGAGAAATACGAATTCTCCCTTCAAAATTTATCTGATGTCTATTTCGGATCGCAGGATATTAACAGCGGATTGCCACAAGGTAACCTGAAAAATATTCGGATTTTTTCGGCCATTGCCTTGCTCGTTATTTTAATTGCGGCTCTTAATTATATCATTCTATCAACAGCTGTTTCAACCGGCAGGTCAAAAGAAATTGGGATTAGAAAAACCAATGGTGCCGGGGCAAAATCCATTCGCCGACAATTACTGAATGAATCAATGATTCTGTCTGTTCTGGTTTTACCTCTTGCACTGTTTTTGGCATGGCTTGGAAAACCTTATGCCGAAGAACTGTTCCAAACCAAACTATTGATCCTCAGGTCAAATGTTGCCATTTATGTTTCTATTTACGTGGCGCTAACCTTGCTTATTGGTCTGGTGTCAGGCCTGTATACCGCGTCGTATTTGTCAAAACTGAATGTAATCAGCATTTTAAACAACTCGGTACGGGCGGGAAAACGAAAGACACGTGTTCGTTCAGCCCTGATTGTAGTTCAGCTGGTAATTTTCTGTATTTTCGTTTCGAGTACACTCATCATTAATTCTCAATACAAGTATGCGCTGGAGAAAGATCCGGGTTATTACAACAAAGATGTTTTGTTTGTTGATATGGGGCCATATTCTCAAAGCTCAAAAACGTTTATAAACAGCATTAAGGCTTATTCTGATGTGTTGGCAGCCGGAGGAGCAATAGATGCTTTACCTATGACCGATTTTTTCCCTTATCCCATGGAATTTCCGGGTGATAAATCGAAAAAAATACCTATCGAGCTTCTGGCTGTTGATTACAATTTTATTGAGGCGATGGGAATCCAAATAATAGATGGAAGAGGTTTCTCTCAAGAACTTGGAGATGATGAAAACTCTTATGTCCTAAACGAAAATGCAGTTAAAGCATTGGGATTAACCGATCCGGTTGGAAAAAAAATTGATGTAGTTAACGGAACCGTAATTGGCGTGGCCAGGAACTTTAATTTACACTCGTTACATAGCGAAATTCCGCCTTTATTAATGATTGCATCAAATGACTTTGCTCAGCAGGTTGCTATTCATTACAAAGACGGATCACTCGAAAATGTTCTGCCATTAGTTAAATCTGAATGGCAAGAGATTATTCCCGATGAGCCCATGAATTACAAAACCATGGATGAATTTTTAAAAGAGGTTTATACCGAAGAAAAAAACCTGAGTGTGATTGTTTCGGTGTCGGCATTTTTTGCGCTGCTGATTGCTTCATTTGGGCTGTTTGGCCTTACACTTTTTATCATGAAATCGCAAACCAAAGAAATAGGAATTCGAAAGGTCTGTGGTAGTTCCGGGCAAAGTATTGTGTTGTCTTTCCTGAGCAAAAATTTTATAATGGTAGTTATCGCAACTCTACTTTCAGTTCCTCCCACAATCTTTGTAATGAATAAGTGGCTAAGCAATTTTGCATTTAAAACCGACATTTCATGGTGGGTGTTCGTAATCACATTTGTGTTTGCAGCAATAGTGGCTTTATCAACCGTTTTGTTTCATTCTTATCGGGCTTCACAAATTAATCCGGTCCAAGCTTTACGATATGAATAA
- a CDS encoding DUF4097 family beta strand repeat-containing protein: MKTQKNLKLLTMMVMLTALLSLNGWAKGGQPTITKTFDLNQPGQLNASSSGGGVIVETHNQPQVIIQAFVRKDGHLLSPSDRALKEVLDDFDIDFSKSGSTITAVVKRKGRMNFWRNNVGISLTIIVPEEMSCDVSSSGGGLKISGVKGTHDFSSSGGGVRLENTSGSTKASSSGGGVKATNHDGDIHLSSSGGGVSVEGARGNVYARSSGGGVNLEDIHGSADASSSGGGVYVSGEASSVTAKSSGGSVKVNIRNLTDELYLESSGGGVSAVIHGGEKMGLNLDLRSGRVNIGLYNFTGTSKKDRVKGKMNGGGIPVYAHASGGNVNISYED; the protein is encoded by the coding sequence ATGAAAACACAAAAGAACCTCAAACTTCTTACAATGATGGTCATGCTGACGGCATTACTTTCGTTAAACGGATGGGCGAAAGGCGGTCAGCCAACCATTACAAAAACCTTCGATTTAAACCAGCCGGGGCAACTCAATGCTTCATCTTCGGGAGGTGGAGTAATTGTGGAAACACACAATCAGCCCCAGGTTATTATTCAGGCTTTTGTACGAAAAGACGGACATCTTTTATCGCCGTCCGACAGAGCACTAAAAGAGGTTCTCGATGATTTCGATATCGATTTTTCAAAAAGCGGATCAACCATTACAGCAGTGGTGAAACGCAAAGGACGAATGAATTTCTGGAGGAATAATGTAGGTATTTCGCTAACTATTATCGTGCCCGAAGAAATGTCGTGCGATGTATCGTCAAGCGGCGGCGGATTGAAAATATCAGGAGTAAAGGGAACGCACGATTTTTCGAGTAGTGGTGGTGGCGTGCGACTGGAGAATACCAGCGGCAGCACAAAAGCCAGCTCGTCGGGTGGCGGTGTTAAAGCCACCAACCATGATGGCGATATCCATTTAAGTTCCAGCGGTGGCGGTGTTTCGGTTGAAGGTGCACGCGGAAATGTTTATGCTCGAAGTTCAGGTGGAGGCGTAAATTTAGAAGATATTCATGGCTCGGCAGATGCTTCAAGCAGCGGTGGCGGAGTTTATGTAAGCGGAGAAGCCAGTTCGGTTACAGCCAAATCTAGCGGCGGTTCGGTAAAAGTTAATATTCGCAATTTAACTGACGAGCTATACCTGGAATCAAGTGGCGGTGGTGTTTCTGCTGTTATTCATGGTGGCGAAAAAATGGGACTCAATCTTGATTTGCGTTCAGGCAGAGTGAATATTGGTCTATATAATTTTACAGGTACTTCCAAGAAAGACCGCGTAAAAGGGAAGATGAATGGAGGCGGTATTCCGGTTTATGCACATGCATCAGGAGGCAATGTTAATATCAGTTACGAGGATTAG